A genomic window from Lycium barbarum isolate Lr01 chromosome 4, ASM1917538v2, whole genome shotgun sequence includes:
- the LOC132636461 gene encoding uncharacterized protein LOC132636461 isoform X1: MLLDFLYNQRRTEKKFHNLHFQHYRVQDMMQSLRDIVPAASNNINTKFVVLDKGRIALEGQQKMCLALVADETAAVHFQMWGDECDAFEPGDIIRLENGIFSYSRNNLVVLRAGKRGKAEKVGEFTMAYVETPNMSEIRWAPDPRNSKIYVPEAVICPFSRVFPPMH, encoded by the exons ATGCTACTTGATTTTCTCTATAATCAACGAAGGACAGAGAAGAAGTTTCATAATCTGCATTTTCAACACTACCGTGTACAAG ATATGATGCAGTCTCTAAGAGACATTGTACCAGCTGCATCGAACAATATAAACACAAAGTTTGTCGTTCTGGACAAAGGGAGGATAGCTTTAGAAGGGCAACAAAAGATGTGTTTGGCACTAGTAGCAGATGAGACAGCTGCAGTTCACTTTCAGATGTGGGGCGATGAATGTGATGCTTTTGAGCCTGGAGATATTATCCGGTTAGAAAATGGCATCTTTTCTTATAGCCGCAACAACCTTGTTGTGCTAAGGGCAGGTAAGCGAGGCAAGGCAGAAAAGGTGGGAGAGTTTACCATGGCCTACGTGGAGACGCCAAACATGAGTGAGATACGTTGGGCCCCTGATCCCAGGAATTCTAAGATATATGTGCCAGAGGCTGTTATCTGTCCCTTTTCACGAGTGTTTCCACCAATGCATTGA
- the LOC132636461 gene encoding uncharacterized protein LOC132636461 isoform X2, with protein MHEVEVNLVVRDMMQSLRDIVPAASNNINTKFVVLDKGRIALEGQQKMCLALVADETAAVHFQMWGDECDAFEPGDIIRLENGIFSYSRNNLVVLRAGKRGKAEKVGEFTMAYVETPNMSEIRWAPDPRNSKIYVPEAVICPFSRVFPPMH; from the exons ATGCACGAAGTTGAAGTTAATCTTGTGGTTCGAG ATATGATGCAGTCTCTAAGAGACATTGTACCAGCTGCATCGAACAATATAAACACAAAGTTTGTCGTTCTGGACAAAGGGAGGATAGCTTTAGAAGGGCAACAAAAGATGTGTTTGGCACTAGTAGCAGATGAGACAGCTGCAGTTCACTTTCAGATGTGGGGCGATGAATGTGATGCTTTTGAGCCTGGAGATATTATCCGGTTAGAAAATGGCATCTTTTCTTATAGCCGCAACAACCTTGTTGTGCTAAGGGCAGGTAAGCGAGGCAAGGCAGAAAAGGTGGGAGAGTTTACCATGGCCTACGTGGAGACGCCAAACATGAGTGAGATACGTTGGGCCCCTGATCCCAGGAATTCTAAGATATATGTGCCAGAGGCTGTTATCTGTCCCTTTTCACGAGTGTTTCCACCAATGCATTGA
- the LOC132636461 gene encoding uncharacterized protein LOC132636461 isoform X3, whose amino-acid sequence MMQSLRDIVPAASNNINTKFVVLDKGRIALEGQQKMCLALVADETAAVHFQMWGDECDAFEPGDIIRLENGIFSYSRNNLVVLRAGKRGKAEKVGEFTMAYVETPNMSEIRWAPDPRNSKIYVPEAVICPFSRVFPPMH is encoded by the coding sequence ATGATGCAGTCTCTAAGAGACATTGTACCAGCTGCATCGAACAATATAAACACAAAGTTTGTCGTTCTGGACAAAGGGAGGATAGCTTTAGAAGGGCAACAAAAGATGTGTTTGGCACTAGTAGCAGATGAGACAGCTGCAGTTCACTTTCAGATGTGGGGCGATGAATGTGATGCTTTTGAGCCTGGAGATATTATCCGGTTAGAAAATGGCATCTTTTCTTATAGCCGCAACAACCTTGTTGTGCTAAGGGCAGGTAAGCGAGGCAAGGCAGAAAAGGTGGGAGAGTTTACCATGGCCTACGTGGAGACGCCAAACATGAGTGAGATACGTTGGGCCCCTGATCCCAGGAATTCTAAGATATATGTGCCAGAGGCTGTTATCTGTCCCTTTTCACGAGTGTTTCCACCAATGCATTGA
- the LOC132636463 gene encoding putative pentatricopeptide repeat-containing protein At3g15200, which yields MSTKQLYRKIHQRLCSFQRTYQLPNKITRPFHHQIHTKSNNFDENYALKVQTLLKTESHKPLSDIFQSLNQCNFTISEDFILDVLKRHRSDWKPAFTFFKWVLTNGNSPKTESFNEIVENISTHSPKTGSFNEILDILGRMRRFQELNEVLDEMSERGKNLVNERTYGIVINRYCGAHRVEDAIEFFYKRKVFGLELDLIAFQTLLVCLCRFKHVEAAEFLFHNKKNEFKDCIKTRNIILNGWCVLGSLREAKRFWNGIVTSKLKPDKFTYGIFINSLCKSGKISTAVKLFQTMWEKGCKPDVAICNCIIDGLCFKKRIPEALEIFREMNERDCLPDVATYNSLIKNLCKIRRMEKVYELLDEMETKGESCLPNARTYGYLLNSAKSPEEAIGILERMNKNECKMTGDIYNLLLRLFMSWDNQGKVKSTWDEMERSGLGPDQRSYTIMIHGLFEGGRLEDALLYFNEMISKSMVPEPRTRLLVDAMNIKLKEKGKESKKVEVMKKGRKDKNTR from the coding sequence ATGTCAACTAAACAACTCTACCGGAAAATTCATCAACGTTTATGCAGTTTTCAACGCACATATCAACTACCAAACAAAATCACACGTCCCTTTCATCACCAAATACACACAAAATCCAACAACTTTGATGAAAACTATGCATTAAAAGTACAAACCCTTCTCAAAACTGAATCACACAAACCATTGAGTGACATATTTCAATCTCTCAATCAGTGCAACTTTACAATATCTGAAGATTTCATTCTTGATGTACTTAAACGACACCGTTCTGATTGGAAACCAGCTTTTACATTCTTTAAATGGGTATTAACAAATGGGAATTCACCCAAAACTGAATCTTTCAATGAAATTGTTGAAAATATAAGTACCCATTCACCAAAAACTGGATCTTTTAATGAAATACTCGATATTCTTGGACGAATGCGGCGTTTTCAAGAACTCAACGAAGTGCTCGACGAAATGTCTGAGAGAGGAAAAAATTTGGTTAATGAAAGAACTTATGGCATTGTGATTAATAGATATTGTGGAGCCCATAGAGTTGAAGATGCTATAGAGTTTTTCTATAAGAGGAAAGTTTTCGGTTTGGAGCTTGATCTTATTGCTTTTCAAACGTTACTCGTGTGTTTATGTAGGTTCAAGCATGTTGAGGCAGCTGAGTTTTTGTTCCATAATAAGAAAAATGAGTTTAAGGATTGTATTAAGACAAGGAATATTATTTTGAATGGATGGTGTGTTTTAGGGAGTTTACGCGAGGCGAAGAGGTTTTGGAATGGTATTGTGACTTCAAAGTTAAAGCCGGATAAATTTACTTATGGGATATTTATCAATTCACTATGCAAATCAGGGAAAATAAGCACGGCGGTGAAGTTGTTTCAGACAATGTGGGAAAAAGGGTGTAAGCCTGATGTTGCTATTTGCAATTGTATTATCGATGGATTGTGTTTCAAGAAGAGAATTCCTGAAGCCCTTGAGATTTTCCGTGAAATGAATGAGAGAGATTGTTTACCCGATGTTGCCACTTATAATTCGCTGATTAAGAATTTATGCAAGATTAGGAGGATGGAGAAAGTTTATGAGCTTTTAGACGAGATGGAAACAAAGGGAGAGAGTTGTTTGCCTAATGCTAGAACTTATGGTTACTTGTTGAATTCCGCCAAGTCGCCTGAGGAAGCTATTGGGATTCTGGAAAGGATGAATAAAAATGAGTGTAAGATGACCGGAGATATCTACAATTTGTTGTTAAGGTTGTTTATGAGCTGGGATAATCAAGGTAAAGTAAAGAGTACGTGGGATGAGATGGAGAGGAGCGGGCTAGGACCCGACCAACGATCCTATACGATTATGATTCATGGTCTTTTTGAAGGGGGAAGATTAGAGGATGCTTTGTTGTATTTTAATGAGATGATATCAAAGAGTATGGTACCTGAGCCAAGGACAAGATTGTTGGTGGATGCCATGAACATCAAGTTAAAGGAGAAAGGGAAGGAATCGAAGAAGGTGGAAGTAATGAAAAAGGGAAGGAAGGATAAGAATACTAGGTAA